One window of the bacterium HR17 genome contains the following:
- the hxcR gene encoding putative type II secretion system protein HxcR, with amino-acid sequence MQAPTARRTVVDILREQGKVTDAQLQEALRAHQATGQPIEQILVDLGIVAETDMLAAQAQLLNVRYVDLQKVPPDDSAISVVLSKVPVAYLRERRCVPVRIEQNRLWVAMANPRDIPTIDELRLRTGLVIQPLLASPSQIQAALDQLPTQTPSGGTTAPLGGGGGLSGFDVSQILGQIDASRYGGEVTEGPLAGQVARVDEAELADQAPVIRLLDTILREAIRNEASDIHIEPQHNGVRVRFRVDGMLHEVLRLPKWLAAPLVARVKILGDMDVAEKRVPQDGRMRIEMQKRRFDVRISTIPTVNGEKAVLRLLDQSAPMIGLERLGFWEDDLAKVEYLMKQPYGMILSTGPTGAGKTTTQYSILHRLNTNEVNIITIEDPVEYEVPGINQVHVNRKAGVTFATALRSFLRQDPDIILVGEIRDLETADIAIQAALTGHLVLSTLHTNDAPTASTRLIEMGVEPFLISASLLGVIAQRLARRICTNCKEPYQPDDEEKETLAARFNVDPSELDGKVLYRGRGCDQCRFTGYRGRIGVFEVFVMNTEIADLILRRAPISEIRDAAIASGMTTMLQDGWRKVLAGITTPQEILRVVTTVGY; translated from the coding sequence GCGACGCACCGTCGTGGACATTTTGAGGGAACAGGGTAAGGTGACGGACGCGCAACTGCAGGAAGCCCTCCGTGCCCACCAAGCCACGGGTCAGCCGATAGAGCAGATCTTGGTAGACTTAGGGATCGTTGCCGAAACAGACATGCTGGCGGCACAAGCCCAGTTGCTGAATGTGCGCTATGTAGACCTGCAAAAAGTGCCCCCCGACGATAGCGCCATCAGCGTCGTGTTGAGCAAAGTGCCCGTTGCCTATTTGCGGGAACGCCGCTGCGTGCCCGTCCGCATTGAGCAGAACCGACTGTGGGTTGCGATGGCAAACCCTCGCGACATCCCGACAATTGATGAACTGCGCTTGCGCACCGGGTTAGTTATCCAACCGCTGTTAGCCAGCCCATCGCAGATTCAGGCAGCGTTAGACCAGTTGCCGACCCAAACCCCGTCTGGAGGGACAACGGCGCCTTTGGGTGGGGGAGGCGGGCTAAGCGGTTTTGATGTTTCACAAATCCTCGGACAAATTGACGCCAGCCGTTACGGCGGCGAAGTGACAGAAGGACCGTTGGCAGGGCAAGTGGCGCGCGTGGACGAAGCCGAGCTCGCCGACCAAGCCCCTGTCATCCGTTTGCTGGACACCATTTTACGGGAAGCCATTCGCAATGAAGCGTCGGACATCCACATTGAACCCCAGCATAACGGAGTTCGTGTGCGGTTTCGCGTTGACGGTATGTTGCATGAAGTGTTGCGGTTACCCAAATGGTTGGCTGCCCCGCTGGTCGCCCGCGTGAAGATTCTCGGCGATATGGATGTCGCTGAGAAGCGTGTCCCGCAAGACGGGCGTATGCGCATCGAGATGCAAAAGCGCCGCTTTGATGTCCGCATCTCCACTATTCCAACGGTCAACGGCGAAAAAGCCGTTTTGCGGTTGTTAGACCAAAGCGCCCCGATGATCGGCTTGGAACGCTTGGGCTTCTGGGAGGACGACCTCGCCAAAGTGGAATACCTCATGAAGCAACCTTACGGCATGATCTTGAGCACCGGTCCGACCGGCGCTGGCAAGACGACGACTCAATACTCCATTTTGCACCGCCTCAACACCAACGAGGTCAACATCATCACTATTGAAGACCCCGTAGAATACGAGGTGCCAGGCATCAATCAAGTCCATGTCAACCGCAAAGCGGGTGTGACCTTCGCGACCGCGCTGCGGTCGTTCCTGCGGCAAGACCCCGACATCATCCTCGTCGGCGAGATTCGCGACTTGGAAACTGCGGATATCGCCATTCAAGCGGCGTTGACCGGTCACCTGGTGTTGTCCACGCTGCACACCAACGATGCCCCGACGGCTTCCACACGGTTGATTGAAATGGGCGTTGAACCCTTCTTGATTTCGGCATCGCTGCTGGGTGTTATCGCCCAACGCTTAGCCCGTCGCATCTGCACAAACTGCAAGGAACCCTACCAGCCGGACGACGAAGAAAAAGAGACCCTTGCGGCGCGCTTCAATGTGGACCCTAGCGAATTGGACGGTAAGGTCTTGTATCGGGGACGCGGCTGCGACCAGTGCCGTTTTACAGGCTACAGGGGGCGTATCGGCGTTTTTGAAGTGTTCGTGATGAACACGGAGATCGCCGACCTGATTCTGCGGCGGGCACCGATTTCCGAAATTCGTGATGCCGCTATCGCCTCTGGGATGACGACGATGCTGCAGGACGGGTGGCGGAAAGTGTTAGCGGGTATCACGACACCCCAAGAAATCTTGCGCGTCGTGACCACCGTTGGCTATTGA
- the pilT_4 gene encoding Twitching mobility protein translates to MDIELTPLSEPQTAAAPQGAVRTAPAPAVRELPSLDDVHIDDLLKLVVQRNASDLHLCVGVPPVLRIDGQLYRTSFQPATPKQTQRLIYEILTDEQIQRFENNLELDFSYALQDIARFRVNVYKERGAIAAAFRLIPRRVPTVQELELPLILEEIVTRPRGLILVTGPTGHGKSTTLAAMINHLNTTKSLHIITIEDPIEYLHQHKKCIINQRELGEDTKSFPAALRSALREDPDVILVGEMRDPETIAIAITAAETGHLVMSTLHTNSAAETIDRIIDVFPPNQQPQIRVQLSMNLVAVISQQLLPRAPGAPRSPLGGGRIAAVEIMIANPAIRNLIREGKTHQIPSMIQTGASEGMQTMDQALRDLYARGLITYETAMERAHNPEELKKLIAGVTTSAAGR, encoded by the coding sequence ATGGACATTGAACTGACGCCGTTGAGCGAACCACAAACGGCTGCCGCACCGCAAGGTGCGGTGCGCACCGCCCCCGCGCCAGCGGTGCGGGAGCTGCCTTCGTTGGACGATGTACACATTGATGACCTGCTCAAACTCGTCGTCCAGCGTAACGCTTCCGACCTACATTTGTGCGTCGGCGTGCCGCCCGTTTTGCGCATTGACGGTCAGTTGTATCGGACAAGCTTCCAACCGGCGACGCCCAAGCAAACCCAGCGGCTTATCTACGAAATTTTGACCGACGAGCAAATCCAACGCTTTGAAAACAACTTGGAGTTGGACTTCTCCTACGCCCTCCAAGACATCGCTCGTTTTCGGGTCAATGTTTACAAAGAGCGCGGTGCCATCGCCGCCGCTTTTCGGTTGATCCCTCGCCGCGTGCCGACGGTGCAGGAACTGGAGTTACCCCTTATCTTGGAAGAAATCGTCACTCGCCCCCGCGGTTTGATTTTGGTGACCGGACCGACCGGTCACGGCAAGTCCACGACGCTGGCGGCAATGATCAATCACCTGAATACCACCAAAAGTCTGCACATCATCACGATTGAAGACCCCATTGAGTATCTGCACCAGCACAAAAAATGCATCATCAATCAGCGGGAGTTGGGTGAGGACACCAAGAGTTTTCCCGCCGCGTTGCGCAGCGCGTTGCGGGAGGACCCCGATGTCATCTTGGTCGGCGAGATGCGTGACCCGGAAACGATCGCTATCGCCATCACTGCCGCCGAGACCGGGCACTTGGTCATGTCCACCCTGCACACCAATAGCGCCGCGGAAACGATTGACCGCATCATTGACGTGTTCCCGCCCAACCAACAGCCGCAAATCCGCGTCCAGTTATCCATGAACTTGGTGGCGGTCATCTCGCAGCAATTGCTTCCTCGCGCCCCTGGAGCGCCGCGCAGCCCGTTGGGCGGCGGGCGCATCGCAGCGGTGGAAATCATGATCGCCAACCCCGCCATCCGCAACTTGATTCGCGAGGGCAAGACGCACCAAATCCCGTCCATGATCCAAACGGGGGCGTCCGAAGGGATGCAGACGATGGATCAAGCCCTGCGTGACCTGTATGCGCGTGGGTTGATTACTTATGAGACGGCGATGGAGCGGGCCCACAACCCTGAGGAACTCAAAAAGCTCATCGCCGGCGTCACCACCTCCGCCGCCGGACGGTGA
- the epsF_2 gene encoding Type II secretion system protein F, whose product MPTFAYVARTMQGQVSQGTIEAPDERSAIQQLRQQGLVITSLRRRDAPRTPQQGQRMGFSAAFGRVKLKDMALFCRQLATLINAGVSLVRALAVLERQTQNQRLRFIVRQLTRDVEDGMQLSRAMAKFPREFSNLFVGMVRAGEVGGVLDETLQRMATFLEKDLELRRKVKSAMTYPTIVILFAVAIVIFLSVWIVPKFMQLFTDLGVKEDQFPLPTLMMKRFSEFLINKWYFLIGGVVAFFFAFSVFVRTRFGKKVYDWVKLKVPILGPINHKIVLARFARTFGTLMGSGVPILQALDTTAGAIDNEVLSRAIMEARMAIREGERIADPLERSKLFPPMVVHMISVGEETGALDQMLQKVADFYESEVDAALHALASTIEPVMIVILGVIVLFILISVFLPLITIIQNLSQGEQ is encoded by the coding sequence ATGCCTACCTTTGCCTATGTGGCGCGGACGATGCAAGGACAAGTCAGTCAGGGCACGATAGAAGCACCCGATGAGCGCAGTGCCATCCAGCAACTGCGCCAACAGGGTTTGGTCATCACTTCTCTGCGTCGTCGGGACGCCCCCCGCACCCCTCAACAGGGACAGCGCATGGGCTTTAGCGCCGCGTTCGGACGGGTCAAATTGAAGGACATGGCGCTTTTCTGCCGCCAGTTGGCGACGCTGATTAACGCCGGTGTCTCCTTAGTGCGCGCGTTGGCTGTGTTGGAACGGCAAACCCAAAATCAACGCCTCCGGTTTATTGTCCGCCAATTGACGCGGGATGTGGAGGACGGCATGCAACTCTCCCGCGCGATGGCGAAGTTCCCCCGTGAGTTTTCCAACCTGTTCGTCGGAATGGTGCGCGCTGGCGAAGTCGGCGGCGTTTTGGACGAAACGCTCCAACGCATGGCGACCTTTTTGGAAAAAGACCTGGAATTGCGCCGCAAGGTCAAATCGGCGATGACCTACCCGACCATCGTCATCCTGTTCGCTGTCGCTATCGTGATTTTTCTGAGCGTCTGGATCGTCCCCAAGTTCATGCAACTGTTTACTGACTTGGGGGTCAAAGAAGACCAATTCCCCTTGCCGACCTTGATGATGAAACGGTTCAGCGAGTTCCTCATCAACAAATGGTACTTCCTCATCGGTGGGGTCGTGGCGTTCTTCTTCGCCTTCAGCGTCTTCGTGCGGACGCGCTTTGGCAAAAAGGTTTACGACTGGGTCAAGTTGAAAGTGCCCATCTTGGGTCCTATCAACCACAAGATCGTGCTGGCACGGTTCGCCCGCACCTTCGGGACGCTGATGGGGAGCGGCGTGCCCATCTTGCAAGCCTTGGACACGACCGCCGGCGCCATTGACAACGAAGTCCTCTCCCGCGCCATCATGGAAGCCCGCATGGCAATCCGCGAGGGCGAGCGTATCGCTGACCCGTTAGAACGCAGCAAACTCTTCCCGCCAATGGTCGTGCACATGATTTCCGTCGGTGAGGAGACCGGCGCGCTGGACCAAATGCTCCAAAAAGTCGCCGACTTTTACGAGAGCGAAGTGGACGCCGCTTTGCACGCCCTCGCGTCCACCATTGAGCCCGTGATGATCGTGATTTTGGGCGTCATCGTGCTGTTCATCCTCATCTCGGTGTTTCTGCCCCTGATCACAATCATCCAGAACCTCAGCCAAGGTGAGCAGTGA
- the rfaQ gene encoding Lipopolysaccharide core heptosyltransferase RfaQ, whose translation MRELTGAASFQWGTAPRVLIVRLSALGDTLMSTPVAHALRDAFPNAFLGWLVHRRCAPVVEGNPYLNCLHIWDGTLSGAVATVRSLRQTGYDIALDVQGLLKSALFPWLARIPQRVGFADAREGAARFYTHRLPSPPPAPFVAGRNLQLLKALGVPVDPRRHRMLFPLTETHRKTARRRLAALHLLPKRFVVLAPATTRPQKHWVEERWSELAERLWRDMELPTVLLGSRSDRPLLERIARRCRITVPIVNDLPLKEAVALIELASALVGPDSFPIHAALAVGTPAVALFGPNDPVRFREERGIRVLEHDLPCRPCRRRPTCGGAFTCMHLITTDEVLAAVAHLLADIRQTVRG comes from the coding sequence ATGCGGGAACTGACAGGTGCGGCGTCGTTCCAATGGGGGACGGCGCCGCGCGTTCTCATCGTGCGGTTGTCCGCGCTGGGCGATACATTGATGTCCACGCCCGTCGCCCATGCGTTGCGCGACGCCTTTCCGAACGCTTTTTTGGGCTGGCTTGTCCACCGCCGTTGTGCTCCGGTCGTGGAAGGCAACCCTTATTTGAACTGCCTGCACATTTGGGACGGAACTCTGTCAGGCGCGGTTGCGACCGTCCGTAGCCTACGGCAGACGGGCTACGACATCGCTTTGGATGTGCAAGGGTTGCTCAAAAGCGCTTTGTTCCCTTGGCTGGCACGGATACCACAGCGAGTTGGGTTCGCCGACGCTCGCGAAGGGGCGGCAAGGTTTTACACCCACCGTCTTCCCTCACCGCCCCCTGCTCCCTTCGTTGCGGGGCGTAACTTACAACTGCTGAAGGCGTTGGGTGTCCCCGTTGATCCCCGCCGCCATCGGATGCTTTTTCCGCTGACCGAAACCCACCGAAAGACCGCTCGCCGGCGCTTGGCAGCGCTGCACCTTTTGCCTAAGCGTTTTGTTGTCCTCGCCCCTGCGACGACCCGTCCCCAAAAGCACTGGGTGGAGGAGCGATGGAGCGAGTTAGCAGAACGGCTGTGGCGCGATATGGAGTTACCTACCGTCCTGCTGGGAAGCAGGAGCGACCGCCCTTTGCTGGAACGCATCGCCCGCCGCTGCCGCATCACAGTGCCCATCGTGAACGACCTTCCATTGAAGGAAGCCGTTGCGCTGATTGAACTGGCGTCTGCGTTGGTCGGACCCGACTCGTTCCCCATCCACGCTGCGTTGGCGGTTGGGACGCCAGCGGTAGCGCTGTTCGGTCCCAACGACCCCGTGCGGTTCCGCGAAGAGCGAGGTATTCGGGTGTTGGAGCACGATCTCCCGTGTCGCCCGTGCCGGCGCCGTCCGACTTGTGGCGGCGCTTTCACCTGCATGCACCTTATCACGACCGACGAGGTCCTCGCTGCTGTTGCACACCTGTTGGCGGACATCCGCCAAACTGTTCGGGGATGA